Within the Trueperaceae bacterium genome, the region TTTCGACTCGTGCTGGCGGTCCTTCAGCCCCGTCTCAGGCGAGTTGGTCGCTGCGGGCGTGGTTTCCTACCCGCCTCCCAGTACCCATTCGGTTTCACTCCTGGACGAGCCTGCATCGGCTTCAGAGACATAGTTCGGCAGCACTTGATTACACGATATCCGTCCCCTAGAATCTAGTCGTTCCGGAAAAGACGCAAGGCTTTTTCGAAACCCGGGTCCAGCCCGGAATCTGTTACACCCGCCTGGATCGGGTGGATTGGAAAGAGGATGGCAACAGGGAAAGTCAAGTGGTTCAACGGGGAGAAGGGGTACGGCTTCATCGAGCAGGACGACGGGGAAGCCGATCTCTTCGTCCACTTCAGCGCCATCGAAGGTGAGGGTTATCGCAATCTGAACGAGGGGGACGTCGTCGAGTTCGAGGTAGGTCAGGGGCAGAAGGGCCCGCAGGCCCGGAACGTCGTCGTGACCCAGAGCTCGGGCCAGGGCGACTCGGGAGGCCGTTCGTTCGGGTCCCGCCGGCAGCGGTACTGACTCCCGCGGAACGGTGGCTGGGGTTTTGCCTGATGCCAGCGGGCTTCCGTCGCTACAGGTCTTGCATTCCGTAAACGTTTGTTCTATTGTCAATTGTTTCGAAAAAAGCCCAATAGGCTGTTTTTCGTGACCGGGAGAAGCCCCGGATGTGCTTCGTGTCCCGTTGCGACAGTCTCCGAAGCGGAGACGGTGACGGGCGGTAAGGATTGAAGGATGCCTACAGGGAAAGTCAAGTGGTTCAACGGCGAAAAGGGATACGGCTTCATCGAGCAGGATGATGGCGGATCCGATCTCTTCGTTCACTTCAGCGCCATTCAGGGTGACGGCTACCGCAACCTGAACGAAGGCGACGTCGTGGAGTTCGAAGTCGGTCAGGGTCAGAAGGGCCCGCAGGCCCGCAACGTTTCTGTAGTTCGTGCTGCTGAGCCTTCGGGTGGCCGGCGCGAGCGCTACTAGCGTTCAACAGGCTAACCAATCCGAGCCGGGCTTAGAGCCCGGCTCTTTTCATCGGCACCCGGCTACCGCTGCCAGTGGCCTGTGGCCCACGGCAACTTCACGGCGCCCGCCGACGCGTTAGCTTGGTGACCACCACCGGCGCCGCCGACGGCGGGAGCGAAGGGAGCGCCATGAACGATCACGTCTACAAGAAGATCGAGCTGACCGGCTCCTCGGAGAAGGGGATCGAGGACGCCATCGCGACGGCGATCGCCCGCGCTTCCGAGTCGGTGCGGAACATGCGCTGGTTCGAGGTGACCGAGACGCGCGGTCATATCGAGAACGGCAAGATCGCGCACTACCAGGTGACCCTGAAGGTCGGTTTCACCCTGGACAGCGAGGGGGACGCCGGGTCGCCACCGGGAGCGAATTTCGTCTGAGCCGAACGGTCAGACCGGAACCCGGGTCGAATTGGGCCGCCAGTAACGGAGCGCGAGACTGAGCAGCCGAGCGAGGCTCAGGCCGACGATCGCCCACCAGACGCCGGCAAGACCCCAACCCAGCGGGATCACCAGGATCAGCAGCAGCGACCCCACCGCGGCCGAGGCGATCATCGCCCACGCCAGGTAGCGGAAGTCTTCCATGCCCATGAAGATCCCGTCCCAAACGAAGACCAGGGCGTTGAGCGGCTGCATGAGGGCGACGAAGGGGAAGATGGCGAGCACACCCGCAACCACCTGCGGGTCTTCGCTGAAGGTACGTGCCAACAGGTGACGCGCTGCCCAGAGGATCACTCCCAGCACGGCCCCGAGGAACAGGCCTAGCAGCAGCAACCGGTTCGACAAGGCCCTGGCGTCGGCCCCTACTCCCTCGCCCAGATAACGGGCGACTAGGGCCTGAGCCGCTATGGCCAGGGCATCGATGACGAGTGAGAGGAAGAGCCAGATCTGCACCGCCACCTGGTGGGTGGCGACTTCGACCACACCGAGCCGGGCGGCCACGGCGGTCGCCAGAGCGAGCGTGAGGACCAGAACGAAGGTCCTCACCACCAGCTCCCAGCCGATGCGCAGGAACGGCCGGAGCTCGGCCAGTCGAGGGACGGCGATGACGGGGCCCAGCTTCGATCGATCCCGTCCCGCCAGCAGCCAGAGGAAGCTCAGAGCGCCGAGCCACTGACCGATCACGGTGGCCCAGGCCGCGCCCGCAATGCCCCAATCCAATACGAAGATGAAGATCGGATCGAGGGCGAGGTTCACGAGGTTCAGGACGAGCGTCACCAGGAACGGCGTGCGGGTGTCCTGGAAACCGCGGTACGCCCCGTTCGCGGCCAGGATCAGCAGAACCGCCGGGATCGCCAGCGCCCGGACCCGCAGGTAGGCGAGCGCCGGCTCCAGCAACAGCCGATCGGCTCCCATCGCCACCAGGGCGGGTTTGGCGAGGAGTTGGACGAGGAGAAGCGTCGCCAGGCCCAGCAGCGCTGCCAGGAAGAGAGCCTGCACGATCCGCCGGCCCGCGGCCGCCGCGTCTCCCCGTGCGTTGGCCCTCGCCACCATCGGCGTCGTGCCGTAGGCGAGGAAGTTGAAGACGAAGAATGCGAGGGCGAAGAGGGCGCTGTTCACGCCCAGCGCGCCCAGTTCCACGGTGCCCAACCGTCCCACGAAGGCGGTGTCGACCAACGAGACGAGAGGGTCCGCCGCCAGCGTGCCCAGCGCCGGGAGCGCCAGAGCGAATATCTCCCGGTCGAAGCGACGCGACAGCACGAGGCCAAGTGTATCGCGCGTCCTCCGGTCGGTCCTTCCGGCGCCTCCCCGGGTTGTTAGACTGCCGCAGCAGGAGAAGGAGTCGACATGGCAGAGGAGAGCGGCGCCGCCGGCACCAAGGTGGCAACCCTCGAACCCCGCGACGATCTGAGGCTCACCCGCCACCACTCGAGGATCGGCGGTGCGCACGTGCCCTACACGGCCACGGCGGGCACCATGGTGCTTCGCGAGGAGAGCTTCGGACAGGGTGATCAGGCAGACCGGGCCGAGGGCCTCAAGCCGCGGGCTCAGGTCTTCGTGGTGAGCTACGTGCGCGACGACGTCGCCGACTCGGCTTCGCGGCCAGTCACCTTCTGCTTCAACGGGGGTCCCGGTTCCTCTTCCGTCTGGCTGCACCTGGGGATGCTGGGCCCTCGTCGGGTAGACATGGGACCGGAAGGGCTCGGCGAGACCCTGACGCCCCAGCTGGTCGACAACGAGCACTCGCTCCTCGACCTCACCGACCTGGTGTTCATCGATCCCGTCTCCACCGGTTACAGTCGCGCCCTCAAGGGGGAGAAGCCGAAGGAGTTCCACGGCTTCAAGAAGGACATCGAGTCGGTCGGTGAGGTGATCAGGCTCTGGTGCACGAAGAACGGTCGCTGGACCTCACCCAAGTACCTGGCCGGGGAGAGCTACGGTACCACCAGGGCAGCGGGACTGGCAGGACACCTGCAGGAGCGCCACGGCCTCTACCTCTCGGGACTCCTGCTCATCTCCTCAGTCCTCGATTTCTCGACCCTGCTGTTCGGTCCGGGCAACGACCTGCCCCCAGCCGTCTATCTGCCCACCTACGCCGCCACGGCTCACTACCACGGCAAGCTGGACGACGAACTGCAAGGGCTGCCGCTGAGGGAGCTGCTCGACCGGGTGGAGACGTTCGTCCGGGAGCGTTACTGGCCGGCGCTGTTCCAGGGGGCGTCGCTGCCCGAGGGCGAGCGGAGGGCCCTGGCCGACCAGGTCGCGCGGTTCAGCGGGTTGAGCAGCGAGTTCGTCGAGGCGAACGATCTGCGGGTCGAGATCTTCCGCTTCACGAAGGAGTTGCTGCGCGGCGAGCGGCGCACCGTGGGCCGGCTCGACAGCCGCTATACGGGGATAGACCGCGACGCGGGCGGCGAGCACTTCGAGTACGACCCTGCCTACGCTGCCTTCCAGGGTACCTACACCGCAGCCCTCAATCACTACCTGCGCAGCGACCTGGACTACTCCAGCGATCTGCCGTACGAGATCATCGCCGACCTGTGGCAGACGTGGAGCTACAAGGAGTTCGAGAACCGCTACGTGAACGTGGGAGAGACGCTCCGCAAAGCGATGAGCATCAACCCGCAGTTGCGCGTGCACGTTGCCAGCGGCTACTTCGATCTGGCCACGCCCCACTTCGCAACCGACTACACCTTCGCTCACCTGGGCCTCGATCCGACGTTGCGGGAGAACCTGGAGTTCTCCTACTACGAGGCCGGACACATGATGTACGTGCATCGGCAGTCGCTCGCCGAGCTGAAGGAGAGGCTAGCCCGCTTCCTGCTCGCGGCCGCCGACTGAGGGCCCGAGCAACGGGCCGACGTCTCACTTGGAGGGAAGCGGCCGAGCGCCTGACGGTGCCGGAGCGGACGCCAGGTGGTCGGCCGGAACGAGTTCGAAGCCCGACGACAGGCCCGAGTGCGGAGCCGTCTACGGTTCTTCGCTCCGCTTCGGGGGAGGATTCAGCGTGAAGGGAGGCCAGCCATGGAACTCGATGAACACCGTCTGCTGGACCTGCTCAAGAGTGATCCGCGGGCTCACAAGCTCATCCACGACAACGTCGACGACCGCTGGTTCGTCTACGCGTTCGATCAGAACCCGCCGGAGGTGACCAGCGTGCCGAAGGACCTGGCGATCAGGGCGCTGCAGCAACGCTGGGTCGAGGAGCATGAAGACGACAGGAGGGGCGAGTTGCCCAGCGAGCACTACGAGGTCTTCCTGCTCACCGATGCCGGGGTCGAAAGGGCAGAGGAGGGCGGCTGAGCTGAGCTAGCGAGCCTTCGCCCGGTCGAGCTCCCGTTCGACTACCTCCTTCACCAGCTTCGGGTTGGCGCTCCCGCCCGTCTCCCGCATCACCTGGCCCACGAAGAACCCCGCCAGGCCGGTCTTCCCGTCGCGATAGGCCGTGACCTTCTCGGGGTTCCGCTCCAGGACCCGCTCCACTACCGGGAGCAGAGCGCTCTCGTCGCTCACCTGCCGGAGGCCCAGTTCGTCTACCAGTTCCGACGGCGCTCCGCCGCCCTCGAGCATCCGGGCGAAGACCTCCTTGGCAGCGCGCGCCGACACCGTCCCCTCGGCGATCAGGGCTACCAGTCCGGCGAGGTGTTCAGGGGCGAGCGGGAGGTCGTCGAGGTCCCTGCCCTTGAGCTCACGCAACAGTTCGTTGACGGTCCAGTTGGCGATCGCCCTGGGATCGTCGAAGTGGCCCACCGCCTCCTCGAAGAAGCGCGAGAGCCGGGTGTCGCCGGCGATGAGCAGCGCGTCGCGCTCGTCGATCCCCATCACGTCGCGGTAGCGGCTGTAGGCCGTTCTCTGTTCGACCGTCAGCTCGGCGACCGGATCCTTGGGGGGCGAAGGTCGACCCGGTTCCTTCGCTGCCGGTTCGGTACCGCTCGCCCTGCGCCGCTCCGTCTCCTGCTGCTCAGGCACCTCTGCCTTGGTCCAGGAGTCCTTGAGGGTGACGATCCGGTTGAATACCAGGTCGTCGCTGGAGGAGTCGACCGGATCGCGCCAGAAGTAACCGAGCCGTTCGAACTGGTAGCGGGTATCGGAGGGGTCGTTCGCGACGCTCGGCTCCACGAAACCGTGGCTCACCTGTAGAGAGTCCGGGTTCAGGGTGTCGACGAACGGCACCTGGGCCCGGTCCGGTTCGGGCACCGAGAAGAGCCGCTCGAAGAGGCGGAATCGAGCCGGCAACGCCGCGTGGGCGGCGAGCCAGTGGATAGTGCCCCTGACCTTGCGCCCAACCGGGTTCCGGCCGAGTGTCTCCGGGTCGTAACTGCAAAGAAGCTCCGTTACCTCGCCGCGTTCGTTCCTGACGACCTCGTCGCAACGGATGACGTAGCCGTGTCGTAGCCGCACCTCTGCCCCTGGGGAGAGCCTGCGCCACCCAGCGGGAGGATCCTCGGCGAAGTCCCCGCGCTCGATGAACAGTTCACGGCCCATCGGCAGCTCTCGGCTACCCTCTCTGGGAACGTCGGGGGGCCAGTAGGGCGCCTCGATCGACTCGGACTCCCCCTCCGGGTAGTTGGTGATTCTGATCCGCAGCGGCTCGAGCACCGCCAGTACACGGGGCGCCTTATCGTTCAGATCGTCACGGATGCTGTGCTCAAGCAGGGCGATGTCGGTGCGGCTCTCCGTGCGCGTCACACCCACGCGGTTGACGAAGTCGCGCAGGGCGGTGGGCGTGACGCCGCGGCGGCGCATACCGCTGATGGTGGGCATCCTGGGGTCGTCCCAGCCGTTCACCCGCTTCTCGCTTACCAGCTGGATGAGTCGCCGCTTGCTGAGCACCGTGTACTCGAGCCGCAACCGAGCGAACTCGTACTGGTGCGGTCGCGGCTCGGACGTGAGGTTCTCGACCAGCCAGTCGTACACTTCCCGGTTGTTGTCGTACTCCAACGTGCAGAGGCTGTGGGTCACCCCTTCGATGGCGTCGGAGAGCGGGTGAGCGAAGTCGTACATCGGGTAGATGGGCCAGCTGTCGCCGGTCCTGTAGTGGTGAGCGTGGCGGATCCGGTAGAGGAGGGGATCCCGCATCAGCATGTTGCGCGAGCTCATGTCTATCTTCGCCCTCAGCACGTGCGCCCCGTCGGGGAACTCACCCTTGCGCATCCGTTCGAAGAGTTCGAGGTTCGCCTCGATCGATCTTCCGCGGTAAGGGCTCTCCCGGCCCGGCTCGGTGACGCTACCGCGGTACTCGCGGATCTCTGCCTCGGAGAGACTGTCGACGTATGCCTTGCCGTCGCGGATCAGTTGCAGGGCGTACCGGTAGAGCCGCTCGAAGTAGTCCGAGGCGTGCACCAGGAGGTCCCACTCGAAGCCCAGCCAGCGGATATCCTCCTTCATCGCCTCGACGTACTCGACCTCTTCCGTGACTGGATTGGTGTCGTCGAAGCGAAGGTTGGTACGGCCGCCGTAGTCGTCAGCCACCCCGAAATCGAGGAAGATCGCTTTCAGGTGGCCGATGTGGAGGTAGCCGTTCGGTTCGGGCGGGAAGCGCGTGACGACCTCCTGCACCGCCCCGGACCCGAGGTCCCGCTCGACGATCTCGGTGATGAAGTTGGGTGTCAGGATCCGTTCGTCGTCGAACGGGATCCTGCTCCTGGTTGTCGGTTTCTCGCTCATGATCGTTCCTGCGGCCTCTCGGCGTCGGCTGATTTCGCTGCTCGTGCCCGTTGCCTCCCAGACGAGGCTATCACCGGCCCCGACCGGGCATGGCGGGCCCGTACGACACGCCATGGTGACACGCTCTGCCGACCGTGTGACGCTCACTGGAGCCGTTCGGCGGGGACTCCGTTAGGGCATAAAAGGGAGACCGCCTCACCCTACTCGGGCGTACCCGGCATTAACAGGGGTCGGCGAGACGGCCGAAACCTTCGCAAAGCGGCACTTCGATTGACGATGAATTCACGTCGCCCGCTGCCGCTCCAGATTATCGTCTACTGGAAGGTTGGCGGATCGGGGGCGAGCTTCGCAGGTGGTGATGAGATGCTGAGCGAAGGTCATGAAAGTCCGCCGGCCTCAGGCGGATCGAAACTACCCGCTTCATTGCGGGTCCTAGTCGGCAAAGGGTTGCTTGACCGGCTCATCGTCTCGGTTGCGGCGGCGGGCGCAGCTTCCTTTTTGGCGATACTCTTCGCTTTCGGGCAGCCCGAGTGGCCGCTGCTTCCCTGGCTCGGCTTCACGGCCGCCTGCGCCGTGATGGTGAGCTTCCCCTACCGGGTGGACCGGCCGGGAGAGTCGTACTTCATGGACTTCGACGAGATCCTGCTGCTGGTCTCGTTCCTCTTCCTCGAACCAGCGCCCATCGTCGCGTTCCTCTCGCTCGGTTTCTTCGTCGGCGCTGTCGTACGGGGCATCTCTGCCCGGCGTGTGCTGTTCAACACCGGGGCTCGGGCGCTGGCGGCGAGCCTGGCAGTGGTCTCGGTGGAAATCCTGCCGGTGAACGGCTCGCAACCCGAGAGCTACATCATCGGTGGCCTGCTGGCGGCCCTCATCTACAGCTTCACCAACCAGTCTCTGGTATCGATGGCCCTGGCGATCCTCAACCGGACCTCCTTCACGCATGAGTTCCGCTCCTCCGTCACCGACGTACTCGCTCGCACCTGGCCGATCGTCGTCAGCTACGGACTGGTCGTCGGGGTCGCTGGACGCCACGAACCGGTGGCCCTCGTGCTCGGGGCGATCCCGCTGCTGATGGTGATCGGCTTCAGCCGGATCACTCAGAAGCAGCGCGACGAGTATCTGCGCATGACCGGCCTCTACCGGGCCGCACAGGAGATGCACGAGGCGCGAACCGACGAGGACATCCTGCGGATCCTCCGTTACACCGTGAGGAAGACGCTTGGTGTAGACGGAGCGAAGCTGCGTTCGACGCCGCCCTTCGGCGAGGAGTTGGGGGCGTGGCTACCAAACCGGAACTGCTGGATAATCGTGCCCACGCCCGCCTCGGCCGATACCAGGAGACAGGACGACGCCTTCCTGCAGGCCGCCGCTTCGCTCGTGGAGTCGAGCATGGAGCGGGCGACGTTGGTGGGCGAACTGGAACGCCAGTCGCTGCGCGACCCGCTCACCAACGCCTACAACCGGCGTTACTTCCATCAGGTCCTCTCGGGCGCCCTGGAACAGAAGGGGGCGAAAGGCTGCCTCGCGCTGCTGGATATCGATCACTTCAAGGTCATCAACGACACTTACGGGCACGAGGTGGGGGACGAAGCGCTCAGGACGCTCGTCGAGATCGCCGAGGAGACGTTTGGAACGCTGGGTGTGCTCTGCCGCCTGGGCGGTGACGAGTTCGCCCTGATACTGCCGAACGTCAGCGTCTCCGCCGCGATCGAGGGCCTCGAAGGACTGAGGGAGCGACTGGCGCGGAGCGCTCCGGGCGACCCCGGCCGGCGTCCCGAGGGCTTCCACGCCAGCGGCGGACTCGCCCCCTATCCCGAGTGCGGGCGCGATCCGATGTCGTTGCTGCGGTCCGCCGACCGTGCTCTCTACCGCGCCAAGCGGGAGGGCCGTGACAGGGTAGTGGTCGTGGAGGAAACGGTCGAGGAGTGACCGCGAGCGGCGTTGCCTGAGAAGCGGGCTTTCAGGCGAGGATGAACAACGTTATGAAGTAGTAGGTGGCCGGGATCGCGAAGAGGTGGCTGTCGATCCTGTCGAGGACGCCGCCCTGACCGGGCAGGAACACTCCGGCATCCTTCACCCCCACCCAGCGCTTCATCAGGCTCTCGAAGAGGTCCCCCAGCTGTGCCGCCGAGGCGACGAGGATGCTGAACAGCAGAGCGTCGTAGAGATCCACCCGCAGGTTGAACCAGTTCTCCAGCAGGAACAGGCTACCGGTGACGACGACGATGGCGAGAAGTACGCCCCCTACCGCCCCCTCCAGGGTCTTCTTGGGGCTTATCAGCGGTGCCAGCTCGTGACGGCCGAAGAGCGAGCCCACCACGTAACCGCCTACGTCGGCGGCGACCACGGCCAGGATCGGCAGCATCAGGTACCAGATGCCGAGCGCTCCATCGGGGGTATAGCGGAGGGTGATGATGTAGCTGAAGAGCCAGGGGATGTAGAGGTAGCCGAAGAGGGTGAACACCGCCGTGTAGAGCGAGTTGCGATTCGGCTTCACCACCTCGAGGGTGATCAGGTAGAGGGCGAAGACGCCCAGCAGCGCTTCGCGCCAGGAGATGCTGGGATGGAGCACGACCATGCCGGGGTATCCGGGGGGCAGGGCCGCAGGCAGGGTGAGGAGCGTAGCTACCCAGAGGGAGCGGCGACGGATGGGGATCCCCCGCAGGTTCATCATCACGCTGAACTCCTGCACCGCGACCAGGCAGAGGCCAAGGTAGATAGGCGCCAGGAGCGGCAGGCCCACCCAGGAGACCAGGATGGCGGCCAGGAACGCCAGGAACGATGAGAGGATGCGTGCGACGGGCATCTGGACCAGGCGTCCGCGCCCTCCCGATCTGGGCCTGCTCGGCCGCTCGTTGCGGCGCGCCTCCCCGCCGCCTCGGAGAGGGAGCGTGATCGGGAGGGCGGTCAGACCGCCAGGATGTCCTCTTCTTTCGACTTCACCCGGACGTCGATCTTCGCGATGAAATCGTCGGTTATCTGCTGGACGCCGTTCTCGCCGGTGCGGAGCTCGTCGTCGGTCAGCAGGTTCTCCTTGCGCATCTCCTTGAGTTCGTCGTTCGCGTCGCGCCTGATGTTGCGGATCGCCACCCGGGCCTCCTCGGCCATGGTCTTGATCGTCTTCACCAGGTCGCGGCGTCGCTCATCGTTCAGAGGCGGAACGGAGATGAATATCTGGTCCCCCTTGTTGCCGGGGTTGAACCCGAGGTCGCTCTCGCGGATCGCCTTCTCGATGTCACCCACCACGTTCTTGTCGAACGGGACGATGAGGAGGGTGCGGGGATCGGGGCTGGAGATCGTCGCCAGCTGGTTGAGGGGGGTACTGGAACCGTAGTAATCGACGGTCACGCGGTTGAGGACGGCCGGATTGGCGCGCCCGGTGCGGACGGCTGCGATGTTGTGCTCGAACGCATCGAGCGACTTCTGCATCCGCTCCCGCGTCTCCTTCAGGACGGTGTTCATGCTTACCTCCGCGCGTGCCTGGCCCTACAGGTGGACCACCGCTTCGATCATCCCAGTCTAACGCCCGAAAAGTGACCTGGAGCGGAGGCGTCGTGCTGCTGCCGCCGGCCCCTCGAGCGCGGCCGTCCTGCTGCTCCCGGTCGGTAAACGGACCAGGGCCTCCTGCTGCTCTCGATCGGTTGAACAGGGCGTCCCGCTGCTGCCGGTCGGTTCCGCTCTCGACTCAGCCGGAGCCGTCGGCCACCGTGGCGGGGGAGCCGGACGAGATGAGAGTCCCTACGTGTTCTCCTGCCAGGAGTCGCTCGAGGTTCCCCTCGGAGAAGATGTCGAACACCCTTATCGGCATGTCACGTCCCATGCAGAGGCTAATGGCAGTGGCGTCCATCACCTTGAGCCCCTGGTTCAGCACCTCCAGGTAGCTCAGCCGCTCGAACTTGCGGGCCTCGGGGTTCTGGTTGGGATCGTCGTCGTACACCCCGTCGACGTTGTTCTTGGCCATCAGCACCATGTCGGCGTCGATCTCGAGCGCGCGCAGAGCGGCCGCCGTGTCGGTGGTGAAGAACGGGTTGCCGGTGCCGCCGCCGAAGATGACGACCCGGCCCTTCTCCAGGTGCCTGAGCGCGCGCCGGCGGATGTACGGTTCGGCGACCTCCTGCATGGCGATCGCCGACTGCACGCGGGTCTCGATCCCCTTCTGCTCGAGCGCGTCCTGCAGGGCCATCGCGTTCATGACCGTGGCCAGCATGCCCACGTAGTCGGCTGTGGCCGGGTCCATGTTGGAACCGTGCTGCGCTCCACGCCAGAAGTTACCGGCCCCGACGACTACCGCTAGTTGAACGCCGCGACCTTGGGCCGCGGCGATCTCCTGCGCCAGTGAACGGGTTGCTTCGGCCGAGACACCGAATCCCCCCGGTCCGGCGAGGAACTCGCCGGACAGCTTGAGCAGGACTCGTTGCATGCTTACTCGCCGATCGCGATCCGGGCGAAGCTGCCTATCTGGATGTTCTCGCCGATAGTAGCGATGGCCTCGTGGAGCAACTGTTCGACCGTCCGCTTGTCATCCTTGATGTACGGCTGCTCGAGCAGGCAGATCTCGGCGTAGAACTTGTTGAGACGCCCCTCCACCATCTTCTCGATGACGTTCTCGGGCTTGCCCGAAGCACGCGCTTCGCTGGCGAGCGCCTCCCGCTCGGCCGCTACGACCTCTTCGGGCACCTGATCGCGGGAGACGTAGGTGGGGTT harbors:
- a CDS encoding peptidase S10, with amino-acid sequence MAEESGAAGTKVATLEPRDDLRLTRHHSRIGGAHVPYTATAGTMVLREESFGQGDQADRAEGLKPRAQVFVVSYVRDDVADSASRPVTFCFNGGPGSSSVWLHLGMLGPRRVDMGPEGLGETLTPQLVDNEHSLLDLTDLVFIDPVSTGYSRALKGEKPKEFHGFKKDIESVGEVIRLWCTKNGRWTSPKYLAGESYGTTRAAGLAGHLQERHGLYLSGLLLISSVLDFSTLLFGPGNDLPPAVYLPTYAATAHYHGKLDDELQGLPLRELLDRVETFVRERYWPALFQGASLPEGERRALADQVARFSGLSSEFVEANDLRVEIFRFTKELLRGERRTVGRLDSRYTGIDRDAGGEHFEYDPAYAAFQGTYTAALNHYLRSDLDYSSDLPYEIIADLWQTWSYKEFENRYVNVGETLRKAMSINPQLRVHVASGYFDLATPHFATDYTFAHLGLDPTLRENLEFSYYEAGHMMYVHRQSLAELKERLARFLLAAAD
- a CDS encoding phosphatidate cytidylyltransferase, whose translation is MPVARILSSFLAFLAAILVSWVGLPLLAPIYLGLCLVAVQEFSVMMNLRGIPIRRRSLWVATLLTLPAALPPGYPGMVVLHPSISWREALLGVFALYLITLEVVKPNRNSLYTAVFTLFGYLYIPWLFSYIITLRYTPDGALGIWYLMLPILAVVAADVGGYVVGSLFGRHELAPLISPKKTLEGAVGGVLLAIVVVTGSLFLLENWFNLRVDLYDALLFSILVASAAQLGDLFESLMKRWVGVKDAGVFLPGQGGVLDRIDSHLFAIPATYYFITLFILA
- a CDS encoding glutamine--tRNA ligase/YqeY domain fusion protein, producing the protein MSEKPTTRSRIPFDDERILTPNFITEIVERDLGSGAVQEVVTRFPPEPNGYLHIGHLKAIFLDFGVADDYGGRTNLRFDDTNPVTEEVEYVEAMKEDIRWLGFEWDLLVHASDYFERLYRYALQLIRDGKAYVDSLSEAEIREYRGSVTEPGRESPYRGRSIEANLELFERMRKGEFPDGAHVLRAKIDMSSRNMLMRDPLLYRIRHAHHYRTGDSWPIYPMYDFAHPLSDAIEGVTHSLCTLEYDNNREVYDWLVENLTSEPRPHQYEFARLRLEYTVLSKRRLIQLVSEKRVNGWDDPRMPTISGMRRRGVTPTALRDFVNRVGVTRTESRTDIALLEHSIRDDLNDKAPRVLAVLEPLRIRITNYPEGESESIEAPYWPPDVPREGSRELPMGRELFIERGDFAEDPPAGWRRLSPGAEVRLRHGYVIRCDEVVRNERGEVTELLCSYDPETLGRNPVGRKVRGTIHWLAAHAALPARFRLFERLFSVPEPDRAQVPFVDTLNPDSLQVSHGFVEPSVANDPSDTRYQFERLGYFWRDPVDSSSDDLVFNRIVTLKDSWTKAEVPEQQETERRRASGTEPAAKEPGRPSPPKDPVAELTVEQRTAYSRYRDVMGIDERDALLIAGDTRLSRFFEEAVGHFDDPRAIANWTVNELLRELKGRDLDDLPLAPEHLAGLVALIAEGTVSARAAKEVFARMLEGGGAPSELVDELGLRQVSDESALLPVVERVLERNPEKVTAYRDGKTGLAGFFVGQVMRETGGSANPKLVKEVVERELDRAKAR
- a CDS encoding dodecin, with the translated sequence MNDHVYKKIELTGSSEKGIEDAIATAIARASESVRNMRWFEVTETRGHIENGKIAHYQVTLKVGFTLDSEGDAGSPPGANFV
- a CDS encoding cold-shock protein, which produces MPTGKVKWFNGEKGYGFIEQDDGGSDLFVHFSAIQGDGYRNLNEGDVVEFEVGQGQKGPQARNVSVVRAAEPSGGRRERY
- the pyrH gene encoding UMP kinase, producing the protein MQRVLLKLSGEFLAGPGGFGVSAEATRSLAQEIAAAQGRGVQLAVVVGAGNFWRGAQHGSNMDPATADYVGMLATVMNAMALQDALEQKGIETRVQSAIAMQEVAEPYIRRRALRHLEKGRVVIFGGGTGNPFFTTDTAAALRALEIDADMVLMAKNNVDGVYDDDPNQNPEARKFERLSYLEVLNQGLKVMDATAISLCMGRDMPIRVFDIFSEGNLERLLAGEHVGTLISSGSPATVADGSG
- a CDS encoding MATE family efflux transporter; translated protein: MLSRRFDREIFALALPALGTLAADPLVSLVDTAFVGRLGTVELGALGVNSALFALAFFVFNFLAYGTTPMVARANARGDAAAAGRRIVQALFLAALLGLATLLLVQLLAKPALVAMGADRLLLEPALAYLRVRALAIPAVLLILAANGAYRGFQDTRTPFLVTLVLNLVNLALDPIFIFVLDWGIAGAAWATVIGQWLGALSFLWLLAGRDRSKLGPVIAVPRLAELRPFLRIGWELVVRTFVLVLTLALATAVAARLGVVEVATHQVAVQIWLFLSLVIDALAIAAQALVARYLGEGVGADARALSNRLLLLGLFLGAVLGVILWAARHLLARTFSEDPQVVAGVLAIFPFVALMQPLNALVFVWDGIFMGMEDFRYLAWAMIASAAVGSLLLILVIPLGWGLAGVWWAIVGLSLARLLSLALRYWRPNSTRVPV
- the frr gene encoding ribosome recycling factor; this encodes MNTVLKETRERMQKSLDAFEHNIAAVRTGRANPAVLNRVTVDYYGSSTPLNQLATISSPDPRTLLIVPFDKNVVGDIEKAIRESDLGFNPGNKGDQIFISVPPLNDERRRDLVKTIKTMAEEARVAIRNIRRDANDELKEMRKENLLTDDELRTGENGVQQITDDFIAKIDVRVKSKEEDILAV
- a CDS encoding cold-shock protein; the encoded protein is MATGKVKWFNGEKGYGFIEQDDGEADLFVHFSAIEGEGYRNLNEGDVVEFEVGQGQKGPQARNVVVTQSSGQGDSGGRSFGSRRQRY
- a CDS encoding GGDEF domain-containing protein; translation: MRVLVGKGLLDRLIVSVAAAGAASFLAILFAFGQPEWPLLPWLGFTAACAVMVSFPYRVDRPGESYFMDFDEILLLVSFLFLEPAPIVAFLSLGFFVGAVVRGISARRVLFNTGARALAASLAVVSVEILPVNGSQPESYIIGGLLAALIYSFTNQSLVSMALAILNRTSFTHEFRSSVTDVLARTWPIVVSYGLVVGVAGRHEPVALVLGAIPLLMVIGFSRITQKQRDEYLRMTGLYRAAQEMHEARTDEDILRILRYTVRKTLGVDGAKLRSTPPFGEELGAWLPNRNCWIIVPTPASADTRRQDDAFLQAAASLVESSMERATLVGELERQSLRDPLTNAYNRRYFHQVLSGALEQKGAKGCLALLDIDHFKVINDTYGHEVGDEALRTLVEIAEETFGTLGVLCRLGGDEFALILPNVSVSAAIEGLEGLRERLARSAPGDPGRRPEGFHASGGLAPYPECGRDPMSLLRSADRALYRAKREGRDRVVVVEETVEE